ATCAAGATGTTCCCATTCCGGTGGCGGAGTCGCTATCGGAATGGGAACATCTTGATGGACGGCGGTGAAGGGTACGCGAGTCGGAGTGGCGCTCGCGACGGTATCGAGAGTGTCAAGCGAAACGCACCCAACGCCAAGCGAACGGAGTAGGCGGGTAGAAGGCCAGTACACGCGGGATTGATACTGGCAAGCTGTATTCTGCCTTCTTTCAACCGATCAATCCAGCAGTGTCTCGGGAGAGACAGTCGGCTTCTTCGGTGGTTTGATTAAATCCGTTGGCTAAGAGAACAGTACGACAGTGGGGGGAGACGGTGAACTACGGGATGACTCGCGAGGAGTCTCATCTGTTGTCGGTGTCGTGCTGGTCGTCGCGCTGGCGGTAGCTCTGGCAGGCATTATCTCGACCTTTGCACTCGGATTCACCGACGGGCTTCGAGAGCCCGCACCGAACATCGCACAGTCAAGTGGGGCATTCGTGCCACAGGACGGCACCGACGGTGGAATCGTGTTACTCACGCACGAAGCCGGAGATACCGTCCAGATCGCAGATGTGGAAATCGCAGTACGGGCCAACTGCCGTGAGGGGACCAAGCAGGGGCGAATCGTGAATCTTCCTGCTGGAAACGAGAATGCGATTCGGGTCCCTGATGGGCAAATCGAAGGGCAGAATATCTTTGACGAGCGGTCGCTGAACGCGATCGATAATCCGGTGAGTCAGGTCAATGACGGAGGAGCCTTGTTGCAATCAGCGTACTAGGCCGGCGAGACGATCCTCTTTCGGCTCCCGAAGAACAAGTGCGAACTGACGTCAGGTAATACGGTGACTCTCCGAGTGGTGCACACACCGTCAGAATCGGTGATTATCAGAAAGCAGCTGACAGCGTGAGTTAGCGCGTGAAAGCAGGTTTATCAGCCGCACCAGCACTGATGTGCGGATTCTCTCGTGTGGACCGATCGTGACTCACTGCTCTGCACGGATTGCAACGAGGGCACGGATGAAGCAAACGGTGAACGATCGACTGCAGACACACACCTCGTTTCCGGTGAGATACGTTCACGAAATAACATTAATCGTACACTTTCTACAGTTGATGGGCAGCGTATATCTACCCGGATAAAAGCAGAAATTGTGGTTTTGTCAGCGAGGGGGTCGTGGTACCTTGACTCTCGGAAGGGTTATACCTTACACCGGCCTTGATTTGTTTGCAATGGCAAACGGAAAGGTTGATTTCTTCAACGACACTGGCGGCTACGGTTTCATCTCGACTGACGACGGCGACCTCGACGACGACGAAGACGTGTTCTTCCACATGGAAGACGTCGGCGGCCCGGATCTCGAAGAAGGGACTGAGGTTGAGTTCGATATTGAGTCGTCCCCCAAGGGACCTCGCGCATCGAACGTCGTTCGGCAATAACGAGGACTACACTGTTGCCTCTGGCAACAGACGTGTTCTTCAATTTTTATTTGTGTCTAGTGCTCGCTCAGCAGCGGCACGGTCACTGAACTGTTCACCACAAGCGAGATACTCGACGAGACGATCAACTGCCAGCGGCCGGTACCCCAGCAACTCAACCGAGAAATTCACGCGCCGGGAACCATGGTCGATGAACGGGAATTCCTCCGGCCAGTTGTTGTGGTGGTGTCCGTGGAGGAGCCAGCCCGTCGGATTCGACGGGCCGGCTGCTGGGTCGTGAACGACGTGGAACGGAACACCGCGGTGAGTAAACCGCGTTTCCTCAACGAACTGCACGTGATCCAACTGGTCCAAGACGATGTTGTCGTGGTTCCCGAGGACGAAGACCATCTCGCCGTTGAGCTGTTCCAGCCAATCGAGCAGTGCAGCCGCTTGTGAACGGATCGTCAAATCGCCACCGTATACGACGGTATCGTCTGGGGCAATCTGACCGTTCCACCGCTCGACCAGCGTCTCGTTCATCTCTTCGATTGAACTGAACGGCCGGTCGCAGTACTCGATGATATTGGTGTGGTCGAGATGGAGATCAGAGATGAGGTAATCCATTATCTGTCAGTGTGGATTCGACTACTCATACGTTCCCCTAGGGCGCGTGATAATATCTCACTCGCTGGTGGGATATTGGTGTCTTCTCCGGTGCTCACACTCAGGCCGGATAGCGATCCTGCCACGGCCGCACCCGTTCGTACGCCGCACTTGCAGCGAGGACCGTCTCCTCCGCAAGTCGTGGCCCGACGAGTTGGAAGCCGACCGGCAATCCATCGTCGGTTAGACCCGCAGGCAGGGTTCCAACCGGCTGCCCGGTCATGTTGAACGGTTGAGTGAGTAGCCAACCACGGCGTGGCTCGATCGACTCACCGGCAATCTCGGTCGGTAGCTCACCAATCTCGAACGGTGGCACGCCAAGCGTCGGGCACACGAGTAGATCATACTCGTCGAACAGGTCGGTCATGCCTGCCAGCACCTGCGTCCGAACGCGTTGGGCGGCGGTGAGCGCCTGTGTCGACACCGACTCGGCGTCCAGAATCGTCTCCATCGTCGAGTCAGTCAGTTTGTCGCGGTCGGCACCGCGTGGGTCAAGCCCCTCTTCCGTAAGCCCGTCGAGCAGCCCTTCCCACAACACCGTCGCAAAGGTGTAGTACGCATCGAGGATGTCCTCGTTGGAGAGCCCGAAGTCGGGGTCAGCACGCTCGACGGTCGCACCAGCGGTGGCAAATGCATCGACTGCGTCGCCAACAAGCGTGCGAACGGACTCGGCGACTGGATACACACCCAAATCGGGACTGTAGGCGATTGAGAGGTCAGCAATCGGCTCATCTATCGCATCAGTGTACGAGTGAGTCGGTGTCGGTAGCGAGAACGGATCGGCTGGATGGTCGCCAGCCATCACGTCAAGCATGAGCGCGGCATCCTCGACTGTCCGTGCGAGCGGGCCGATATGGCTGAACGGCGTGTGATGGCTGTACGCGTTCCGCGTGTCTGCAATCGGCACGCGACCAAACGTTGGCTTGAATCCGAATACGCCACAACAGGACGCTGGTGTTCGAATCGACCCACCAGTGTCCGACCCCTGCGCGAGAGGGACAAGGCCGTCTGCCAGCGCTGCTGCGGCACCGCCCGATGACCCACCGGCGACGTAGTCTGGATTGAACGGGGTCCCAGTGTCGCCAGCAACTCGGTTGTGCGTTGTACACCCCAGCCCGAACTCCGGCGTATTCGTCTTGCCGACGACGATTGCGCCGGCGTCGATGAGCCGTTGAGCAAACGGATCCGTTCGCTCTGCGACATTGTCCTCGAACAGGAGTGACCCAGACGTTGTGCGGACGCCTTCCACATCATCCAGGTCCTTGATCGCAATTGGGACGCCGTGGAGCGGGCCATGTGGCTCTCCAGCAGCGAGTGCTTGTTCAGCCTCCACTGCGGTCTCGCGAGCGCGGTCAGCCGTGACGGTGACGAACGCGTTGGTCCGGTCGTTTCGGGCCCGAATCCGTGCGAGCGTTTCGTCGACAACGGTCGTGATCGAGCGGTCGCCCGCACGTATCTCGCGTGCAAGCTCTGCTGCCGACTGGCGGTGGAGTGGTGGACTCATGCTACTCTGGCCGTCACCGGGGTAGTTTGAAAAGCTATCTGCTACTGTGGCGGTGCATCTGTTCGCTAAGCCGATCTTATCATCACTGCTGTTAGTTTATCTGGTTGGTCTGATTAGCTAACCAACAGATTTCCAGCACGACACACCGCAGCGTTCAGTCCACAGCGTATTAAGAGAACGACCCTGACGCTACGTGGCTGTCCCTACCGCGGAACTCCTGATACGGGAACACGGCTGGTCGTCGTTTCAGTGGTGAGAGACTGTGTATCGGGCGCTGCGAACTAATCTTAATTATTGTTATCGTTTACCACGGGGATATTTATCACCATGGCGATAACGGCCCGACATGCTGTCATCGAACAAGGAGGAAACTGGGAGGAGAGACCGCTAAGCAGATGGCTTGCCGCTTTGCTGTCAATATCGATGGCGAGTACAGTGGAGCCGAATATCTCGACCTGGACCACGAGGACTCGGGGCTAATTACGACCGACCGACGCGATGGGGACCGGTACCACGAGTGTCCGCGGGAAACAATCGGTGACGACGAGTTCTGTCTGTTTCACCAGCTCCCGCACGAAGATCCACGGGAGCCAGACGATGTGTATCCGTGGCTGGACGCAGCACCAAGACGCCGCGACGACAAATTCACCGACGGCGTTGTGAGTCGCGTCTTCCGGCGGGCGGTCGAGGGGACGCTCGGGCCTGATGATCCACCCTGTGACGTTGTCGACGGATTTTCCTCGGAGCAACGCACGCACCTTCGCCGTGTCTTCATCGGTAGTCAATTCGATTACTTGGATCTCAAAGACCGGGAACTCGACACTCCCGGACGCCATTCGATCGATCTCCGGCTT
This portion of the Halosegnis longus genome encodes:
- a CDS encoding amidase is translated as MSPPLHRQSAAELAREIRAGDRSITTVVDETLARIRARNDRTNAFVTVTADRARETAVEAEQALAAGEPHGPLHGVPIAIKDLDDVEGVRTTSGSLLFEDNVAERTDPFAQRLIDAGAIVVGKTNTPEFGLGCTTHNRVAGDTGTPFNPDYVAGGSSGGAAAALADGLVPLAQGSDTGGSIRTPASCCGVFGFKPTFGRVPIADTRNAYSHHTPFSHIGPLARTVEDAALMLDVMAGDHPADPFSLPTPTHSYTDAIDEPIADLSIAYSPDLGVYPVAESVRTLVGDAVDAFATAGATVERADPDFGLSNEDILDAYYTFATVLWEGLLDGLTEEGLDPRGADRDKLTDSTMETILDAESVSTQALTAAQRVRTQVLAGMTDLFDEYDLLVCPTLGVPPFEIGELPTEIAGESIEPRRGWLLTQPFNMTGQPVGTLPAGLTDDGLPVGFQLVGPRLAEETVLAASAAYERVRPWQDRYPA
- a CDS encoding metallophosphoesterase yields the protein MDYLISDLHLDHTNIIEYCDRPFSSIEEMNETLVERWNGQIAPDDTVVYGGDLTIRSQAAALLDWLEQLNGEMVFVLGNHDNIVLDQLDHVQFVEETRFTHRGVPFHVVHDPAAGPSNPTGWLLHGHHHNNWPEEFPFIDHGSRRVNFSVELLGYRPLAVDRLVEYLACGEQFSDRAAAERALDTNKN
- a CDS encoding cold-shock protein, which encodes MANGKVDFFNDTGGYGFISTDDGDLDDDEDVFFHMEDVGGPDLEEGTEVEFDIESSPKGPRASNVVRQ
- a CDS encoding type IV pilin is translated as MGGDGELRDDSRGVSSVVGVVLVVALAVALAGIISTFALGFTDGLREPAPNIAQSSGAFVPQDGTDGGIVLLTHEAGDTVQIADVEIAVRANCREGTKQGRIVNLPAGNENAIRVPDGQIEGQNIFDERSLNAIDNPVSQVNDGGALLQSAY
- a CDS encoding YegP family protein, which codes for MFPFRWRSRYRNGNILMDGGEGYASRSGARDGIESVKRNAPNAKRTE